One genomic window of bacterium includes the following:
- a CDS encoding FAD-binding protein translates to MSTAAAIGRLRDAFPDRCEAQVPLADLCSWRIGGPVDLLFRPESEEELAAALGLLAGEGADWWLMGAGSNLLFPDEGLRGVVIRLGQGLAHCHISASMLEAGAALAAAALARQAAAAGLAGLEFAGGIPGTVGGLVRMNAGAFGQEVAQVLTRVRLMARDGGRRWAVADELALGYRSAPGLGDRIVLAAEFCL, encoded by the coding sequence ATGAGCACGGCTGCCGCCATCGGGCGCCTGCGGGACGCCTTCCCCGACCGCTGCGAGGCGCAGGTGCCCCTCGCCGACCTCTGCTCCTGGCGCATCGGCGGTCCGGTCGACCTTCTTTTCCGTCCGGAATCGGAGGAGGAGCTGGCGGCGGCGCTCGGGCTGCTGGCAGGCGAGGGGGCGGACTGGTGGCTGATGGGGGCCGGTTCCAACCTCCTCTTTCCCGACGAGGGGCTGCGCGGCGTCGTCATCCGGCTGGGACAGGGACTGGCCCACTGCCACATCAGCGCTTCGATGCTGGAAGCGGGCGCCGCCCTGGCGGCGGCCGCCCTGGCGCGCCAGGCGGCGGCGGCCGGGCTGGCCGGCTTGGAGTTCGCGGGCGGTATTCCGGGCACGGTGGGCGGCCTCGTGCGCATGAACGCCGGTGCCTTTGGCCAGGAGGTGGCCCAAGTGCTGACCCGGGTCCGCCTGATGGCGCGCGACGGCGGACGGCGCTGGGCCGTGGCGGATGAACTGGCCCTGGGTTACCGCAGCGCGCCGGGTTTGGGTGACCGCATTGTCCTGGCCGCCGAGTTCTGCCTG
- the murF gene encoding UDP-N-acetylmuramoyl-tripeptide--D-alanyl-D-alanine ligase produces the protein MRPTLSEIAARLGHSRRLTETPGWQARVDSREIKAGDLFIALPGQRQDGHAYIGDALTAGAAAVLAEEARLGAAHRDDPRLLAVPDPHAALLDLGALARDRHEGSVLAITGSNGKTTTKELLLAMLGGRWRAAGSQGNQNSTVGAPLSLLNALDGHELYVLEAGMSLPGEIARICAMARPTHGLITNIQPAHLEGTGGLEAVAREKGRLFQWLAEHDGTGIVNEDDPLVAAQARILRRRGSYSLRNRSAGAGIVMESVGVDEQARHLFRLSGHELRLPVPGQAFLACVAAATAAALELGLDVPTLLAGIAAFRGSAGRMQLRRGGGWTLLDDSYNANPASLEAALRTLAAMGGDRRVAVLGEMGELGGEAERLHRKCGRLAASLGLDLILLVGADAARAAYASGLREGGHPPDGQAATPAGLAALFTPRPGDLVLLKASRRTGLDALAREWIP, from the coding sequence GTGAGACCGACGCTGAGCGAGATCGCCGCCCGCCTGGGCCATTCCCGCCGCCTGACGGAGACGCCGGGCTGGCAGGCACGGGTGGACTCCCGGGAGATCAAGGCGGGCGACTTGTTCATCGCCCTGCCTGGGCAGCGTCAAGACGGCCACGCCTACATCGGGGACGCGCTGACGGCAGGCGCCGCCGCCGTACTGGCGGAGGAGGCCCGGCTGGGCGCCGCCCACCGGGATGATCCCCGCCTGCTGGCCGTGCCCGACCCGCACGCGGCCCTGCTCGATCTGGGCGCCCTGGCCCGCGACCGGCATGAGGGGTCGGTGCTGGCGATCACCGGCTCCAACGGGAAGACCACGACCAAGGAGCTGCTCCTCGCCATGCTGGGAGGCCGCTGGCGGGCGGCGGGCAGCCAGGGCAACCAGAACAGCACGGTGGGGGCGCCCCTCTCGCTCCTCAACGCGCTGGACGGGCACGAGCTGTACGTGCTCGAGGCCGGCATGTCGCTGCCGGGCGAGATCGCCCGCATCTGCGCCATGGCGCGGCCCACCCATGGTTTGATCACCAACATCCAGCCGGCCCACCTGGAAGGGACGGGCGGGCTGGAAGCGGTGGCGCGGGAGAAGGGCCGGCTCTTCCAGTGGCTGGCGGAGCACGACGGCACGGGCATCGTCAACGAGGACGATCCCCTGGTCGCCGCGCAGGCAAGGATCTTGAGGCGTCGCGGCAGTTATTCGCTCCGGAACCGCAGTGCCGGGGCGGGGATCGTCATGGAATCGGTGGGCGTGGATGAACAGGCGCGCCACCTCTTCCGCCTGTCCGGGCACGAGCTCCGGCTTCCCGTGCCCGGGCAGGCCTTCCTCGCCTGCGTCGCCGCCGCCACGGCCGCCGCCCTGGAGCTGGGCCTGGATGTGCCGACCCTGCTGGCGGGGATCGCCGCCTTCCGCGGCTCCGCCGGCCGCATGCAACTGCGGCGCGGGGGCGGCTGGACCCTCCTGGACGACAGCTACAACGCCAATCCGGCCTCGCTGGAGGCGGCCCTCCGCACCCTGGCCGCCATGGGCGGGGATCGGCGCGTGGCCGTGCTGGGCGAGATGGGCGAGCTGGGCGGCGAGGCGGAGCGGCTCCACCGGAAGTGCGGCCGATTGGCCGCTTCGCTGGGCCTGGACCTGATCCTGCTCGTCGGCGCGGATGCGGCCCGCGCCGCCTATGCCAGCGGTCTGCGGGAGGGCGGCCATCCGCCCGACGGCCAGGCCGCCACCCCCGCGGGACTGGCCGCGCTCTTCACGCCCCGCCCCGGCGACCTGGTGCTGCTCAAGGCGAGCCGCCGGACGGGCCTGGACGCCCTGGCCCGGGAGTGGATTCCATGA
- a CDS encoding penicillin-binding transpeptidase domain-containing protein, producing MRRVSLEGSPLRHSGRVTVLRVAGLLALVAVLLKLGAVQVLWGDLLVERAERQLYTTVTLRAPRGNIFDARGSLLAVELNQVFRLACNPLQIRNEVLGHKDPERFTRLVELVAPITGQSRQAFEAELRREMKREKTRRYLVLARDITEVHARQVREARMPGVWLEQTGNRIYPQGQVAGNLLGCLNAEDQPIGGIESAYDSLLRGVDGKEYHLRDAKGWGHAFSERPRQEARPGMNLELGLDLRLQTIAEEELEAAVLAHHALAGQVVLLDPRSGQISALASWPQLNPNDLRLFTPEAARLRVVTDQYEPGSTYKLVSFAAAIEAGAIPDLDEVVPCHNGAYRVKNAIIHDSNKGGYPSLKVREVFSKSSNIGTVVISQRLAHRDLYVMSRNFGFGQSLGVDLPGEVGGQLPRVGRWGPVEFANISMGQGVAVTALQMACAFACIANDGVLVRPHVLIQATGDGRQYQREALVIRRVIASETASILYDLMREVVEKGTGKQAAVPGVVVCGKTGTAQKVNPGGGYSQSDYFASFIGFAELPTGPLAGIVLVDNPRGQIYGGVVAAPAFRRIVERALLLDQDGQRSLSPLLWVEREQPALRRTAAVQPVGGPPDLAGQSLRAALGRLSPYGRDLRVAGSGLTVLNQSPPPGEMAAASEWVLYCE from the coding sequence ATGAGGCGCGTCTCGCTGGAAGGCTCGCCGCTGCGCCACAGCGGCCGCGTCACCGTCCTGCGCGTGGCCGGACTGCTGGCGCTGGTCGCCGTGCTGCTCAAGCTGGGGGCCGTCCAGGTCCTCTGGGGCGACCTGCTGGTTGAGCGGGCCGAACGGCAGCTCTACACCACCGTCACCCTGCGCGCCCCCCGGGGCAACATCTTCGACGCCCGCGGCAGCCTGCTGGCCGTCGAACTGAACCAGGTCTTCCGCCTGGCCTGCAATCCCCTTCAGATCCGCAACGAGGTGCTGGGCCACAAGGATCCGGAGCGTTTCACGAGGTTGGTGGAGCTGGTGGCCCCCATCACCGGACAGAGCCGCCAGGCCTTCGAGGCGGAGCTGCGGCGGGAGATGAAGCGCGAAAAGACCCGCCGCTACCTGGTCCTGGCCCGGGACATCACCGAGGTGCACGCCCGCCAGGTGCGCGAGGCGCGCATGCCCGGCGTCTGGCTGGAACAGACGGGCAACCGCATCTACCCCCAGGGCCAGGTGGCCGGCAACCTGCTGGGCTGCCTCAACGCCGAGGACCAGCCCATCGGGGGGATCGAATCCGCCTATGACAGCCTGCTGCGCGGCGTGGATGGCAAGGAGTACCATCTGCGCGACGCCAAGGGCTGGGGCCACGCCTTCAGCGAGCGGCCCCGCCAGGAGGCCCGCCCCGGCATGAACCTGGAGCTGGGGCTGGACCTGCGCCTGCAGACCATCGCCGAGGAGGAGCTGGAGGCGGCCGTGCTGGCCCACCACGCCCTGGCCGGCCAGGTCGTGCTGTTGGATCCGCGCAGCGGACAGATCAGCGCGCTGGCCAGCTGGCCGCAGCTCAACCCCAACGATCTGCGCCTCTTCACCCCGGAGGCGGCCCGCCTGCGTGTGGTGACGGACCAGTACGAGCCGGGCTCGACCTACAAGCTGGTCTCCTTCGCCGCCGCCATCGAGGCCGGCGCCATCCCCGACCTGGACGAGGTGGTGCCCTGCCACAACGGCGCCTACCGCGTCAAGAACGCCATCATCCACGACTCCAACAAGGGCGGCTACCCCAGCCTCAAGGTGCGCGAGGTCTTCTCCAAGTCCTCCAACATCGGCACGGTGGTGATCAGCCAGCGTCTGGCCCATCGCGACCTCTATGTCATGTCCCGCAACTTCGGCTTCGGCCAGTCCCTGGGCGTGGACCTGCCCGGGGAGGTGGGTGGCCAGCTGCCCCGCGTGGGACGCTGGGGTCCGGTGGAGTTCGCCAACATCTCCATGGGGCAGGGCGTGGCCGTCACCGCCCTCCAGATGGCCTGCGCCTTCGCCTGCATCGCCAACGACGGCGTGCTGGTGCGGCCGCATGTCCTGATCCAGGCGACGGGGGACGGCCGCCAGTACCAGCGCGAAGCCCTCGTCATCCGTCGGGTCATCGCGTCGGAGACGGCCTCCATCCTGTACGACCTCATGCGCGAAGTGGTGGAGAAGGGGACCGGCAAGCAGGCCGCCGTGCCCGGCGTCGTTGTCTGCGGCAAGACCGGCACGGCCCAGAAGGTCAACCCCGGGGGCGGCTACTCCCAGAGCGACTACTTCGCCAGCTTCATTGGCTTCGCCGAGCTGCCCACTGGTCCGCTGGCCGGCATCGTGCTGGTGGACAATCCCCGCGGCCAGATCTACGGCGGCGTGGTGGCGGCCCCCGCCTTCCGCCGCATCGTCGAGCGCGCCTTGCTGCTGGACCAGGATGGCCAGCGCAGCCTCTCGCCGCTCCTGTGGGTGGAGCGGGAGCAGCCCGCCCTCCGCCGGACGGCCGCCGTCCAACCCGTCGGCGGGCCGCCCGATCTGGCCGGACAGAGTCTGCGCGCCGCCCTGGGGCGGCTCAGTCCCTATGGCCGGGACTTGCGCGTGGCTGGCAGCGGCCTGACCGTGTTGAATCAAAGCCCTCCGCCCGGCGAGATGGCCGCCGCAAGCGAGTGGGTCCTATACTGCGAGTAG
- a CDS encoding putative peptidoglycan glycosyltransferase FtsW, which yields MMRSRHSAGGSAGLPLGIAPRVATIDRILAFVILLILSIGSLAVYSASSHFGVAEGSAGLYFVRHLEKILIGLILFFVMMKVDYRHWRPLAPWIGAISLLLLAVTLFMPPINGARRWILLGGRAFQPVDVAKFGLVLMLASSLARVRDFRRDWRLLLSGSAMMLAGMFILVLQPNFSMVLALFGVTMIMVFLAGLPLTWLLGGGTLAALGATVVLAAEEYRRARILSWVASLWSPDVADMQQAQSLIAFARGGLTGVGGGNSMQKLFYLPEPFNDFIFAIFGEEYGLAGCLLLVVLYAIVFSRGLHIVRRSQDDFARMLAAGITGIFFVHSIINLFVATGLFPVTGQPLPLFSYGGTSMITMLAALGVLMNLSYHARNVQLMAPGS from the coding sequence ATGATGCGCAGCCGCCACAGCGCCGGCGGATCCGCCGGCCTGCCCCTGGGCATCGCCCCACGCGTGGCGACCATCGACCGCATCCTGGCCTTCGTCATCCTGCTCATCCTCTCCATTGGATCGCTCGCGGTCTACTCCGCCTCCAGCCACTTCGGCGTGGCCGAGGGCTCGGCAGGACTTTACTTCGTGCGGCATCTGGAGAAGATCCTCATCGGTCTCATCCTCTTCTTCGTCATGATGAAGGTGGACTACCGCCACTGGCGCCCGCTGGCCCCCTGGATCGGCGCGATCAGCCTCCTGCTCCTCGCCGTCACCCTCTTCATGCCGCCCATCAACGGGGCAAGGCGCTGGATCCTGCTTGGCGGCCGCGCTTTCCAGCCGGTCGACGTGGCCAAGTTCGGCCTCGTCCTCATGCTGGCCTCCTCCCTGGCCCGCGTGCGGGACTTCCGGCGGGACTGGCGCCTGCTCCTGAGCGGTTCAGCCATGATGCTGGCCGGCATGTTCATCCTCGTCCTGCAGCCCAACTTCTCCATGGTCCTGGCCCTCTTCGGCGTGACCATGATCATGGTCTTCCTGGCCGGCCTGCCTCTCACCTGGCTGCTGGGCGGCGGCACCCTGGCCGCCCTGGGCGCCACCGTGGTGCTGGCCGCCGAGGAGTACCGGCGCGCCCGCATTCTCAGCTGGGTGGCCAGCCTGTGGAGCCCGGACGTGGCCGACATGCAGCAGGCCCAGTCGCTCATCGCCTTTGCCCGCGGCGGCCTGACGGGCGTGGGGGGCGGCAACAGCATGCAGAAGCTCTTCTACCTGCCCGAGCCCTTCAACGATTTCATCTTCGCCATCTTCGGCGAGGAGTACGGCCTGGCCGGCTGCCTGCTCCTGGTCGTGCTCTACGCCATCGTCTTCTCCCGCGGCCTGCACATCGTGCGCCGCTCCCAGGACGACTTCGCCCGCATGCTGGCCGCCGGCATCACCGGCATCTTCTTCGTCCACTCGATCATCAACCTCTTCGTCGCCACCGGCCTCTTCCCGGTCACTGGCCAGCCGCTCCCGCTCTTCAGCTACGGGGGCACCTCGATGATCACCATGCTGGCCGCCCTGGGCGTGCTGATGAACCTCTCCTACCACGCCCGCAATGTCCAGCTCATGGCGCCGGGATCATGA